From a region of the uncultured Draconibacterium sp. genome:
- a CDS encoding DNA cytosine methyltransferase has translation MIGIELFAGAGGMATGARQAGVNISIAIENDAYAAQTYLKNHPDTTVVIDNIENVTEFRFDRNDEPVVLFGGPPCQGYSYSNRKTRNIQNPKNWLFKEFTRCAELIMPDWIVMENVPGLKRMDNGFFLKTICDDLRNLGYTPNVKILNAVDFGVPQKRERLFIVASREGIVFDFPEGLFRDNPVTVRDAISDLPKLENGSTEEELFYKSKAISNYAKLLRGRNRKSKQNLVSRNSDNVLKRYEHIRQGNNWKDIPRELMANYKDHSRCHSSIYRRLNENSPAVIISNYRKSMLIHPTENRGLSVREAARLQSFPDSYEFVGSLDQKQQQVGNAVPPLLAKAIFKQLKNY, from the coding sequence ATGATAGGTATTGAACTTTTTGCAGGAGCTGGAGGAATGGCTACAGGTGCAAGGCAGGCTGGAGTTAATATCAGTATTGCTATTGAAAACGACGCCTACGCTGCCCAAACATATTTGAAGAACCACCCGGATACAACGGTTGTAATCGATAATATTGAAAATGTTACTGAATTTCGATTTGATAGAAACGATGAACCGGTTGTCCTTTTTGGAGGTCCACCATGCCAAGGTTATTCTTACTCAAATAGGAAAACTAGGAATATACAAAATCCTAAGAATTGGCTGTTTAAGGAGTTTACTAGATGTGCTGAGCTTATAATGCCAGACTGGATTGTAATGGAAAATGTGCCAGGTTTAAAAAGAATGGATAATGGTTTCTTCCTAAAAACGATTTGTGATGATTTGCGGAATTTAGGTTATACACCCAACGTAAAAATATTAAATGCTGTTGACTTTGGTGTTCCTCAGAAAAGAGAAAGATTATTTATTGTTGCATCAAGAGAAGGTATTGTATTTGATTTTCCCGAAGGATTATTTCGAGATAATCCCGTAACAGTAAGAGATGCAATAAGTGACTTGCCGAAATTGGAAAATGGCTCGACTGAAGAAGAATTGTTCTATAAATCAAAGGCTATTTCCAACTATGCAAAGTTGCTTCGAGGACGCAATAGAAAATCAAAACAAAATTTGGTGAGTCGCAATTCAGATAATGTTCTTAAAAGGTACGAACACATTCGACAGGGAAATAATTGGAAAGATATACCCAGAGAATTAATGGCAAATTACAAAGATCATAGCAGATGCCACAGCAGTATATATCGAAGGTTGAATGAAAATAGCCCGGCAGTTATTATTTCAAATTACAGAAAAAGTATGTTAATTCATCCGACAGAAAATAGAGGATTGTCGGTAAGGGAAGCAGCTAGACTGCAGTCTTTCCCAGACAGCTACGAATTTGTTGGCTCTTTGGATCAAAAACAGCAACAAGTTGGTAATGCAGTACCTCCGTTGTTGGCAAAAGCAATATTTAAACAGTTGAAAAATTACTAA
- a CDS encoding DEAD/DEAH box helicase, with protein MSFTTLGLSPALLNVLSEQNYTKAYPIQKSAIPAILKGGDVLGIAATGSGKTASFVLPLLMNLQNNRVIKNRHVSVLVLVPTRELAVQVNEVFSTFAPALPKPAKSLAVYGGVSINPQMIALQGVNVLVATPGRLLELVESKAVHLSDIKTLVLDEADKMLTLGFKDEMNQLFALLPKKRQNLLFSATLSDDLNQITQLLLNKPLVIKIAPETNILSQIDQVAYYVLEERKGPLLRYLIKTKKWKQVLVFTSSGFKAEAVADKLIRHGIDAEAIHGKKSQWVRTEALRQFKSGAIQVLVSTDLLARGIDIEFLPCVINYELPRSPKDYIHRIGRTGRAEAPGEAISLVAPDDEHHFKIIQKKMGRMVDRIETEDLNLSGY; from the coding sequence ATGTCATTTACTACCTTGGGATTATCGCCGGCTTTACTAAATGTATTGTCCGAACAAAACTACACCAAAGCCTATCCAATTCAGAAATCAGCTATACCAGCTATTCTAAAGGGGGGCGATGTGTTGGGTATTGCTGCAACAGGCTCGGGAAAAACAGCCAGTTTTGTATTACCATTGTTAATGAATTTGCAAAACAATCGGGTAATTAAAAACCGACATGTCAGCGTTTTGGTACTTGTGCCCACACGCGAGTTGGCAGTGCAGGTTAACGAGGTGTTTTCGACTTTTGCTCCGGCACTTCCTAAACCCGCTAAATCGTTGGCCGTTTACGGAGGTGTATCCATAAATCCACAAATGATTGCTTTACAGGGAGTGAATGTGCTAGTGGCCACCCCCGGCAGGCTGTTGGAACTGGTAGAATCAAAGGCCGTACACTTATCCGATATTAAAACGCTCGTACTCGACGAAGCCGACAAAATGCTAACCCTTGGTTTTAAAGACGAGATGAACCAACTATTTGCGCTGTTGCCAAAAAAACGGCAAAATCTTTTGTTTTCGGCTACATTAAGCGACGATCTGAACCAAATTACCCAGTTACTTTTAAACAAGCCGCTGGTCATTAAAATAGCGCCCGAAACAAATATCCTCAGTCAAATCGATCAGGTGGCCTATTATGTGCTGGAAGAGCGAAAAGGACCGCTGTTGCGTTATCTGATAAAAACTAAAAAGTGGAAACAGGTGCTGGTTTTTACATCGTCGGGATTTAAAGCCGAAGCTGTAGCCGATAAATTAATCAGACACGGTATCGATGCCGAAGCTATTCACGGCAAAAAAAGCCAGTGGGTACGAACCGAAGCTTTGCGCCAGTTTAAATCGGGTGCAATCCAGGTGCTGGTGAGCACTGATTTATTGGCACGTGGTATAGATATCGAATTTTTACCCTGTGTAATTAATTACGAATTACCGCGCTCTCCAAAAGATTATATTCACCGTATTGGACGAACAGGGCGTGCCGAAGCACCGGGAGAAGCCATTTCTCTGGTAGCTCCCGACGATGAACATCATTTTAAAATCATCCAAAAAAAGATGGGCCGCATGGTCGATCGTATTGAAACCGAAGACCTCAATTTGAGCGGTTATTAG
- a CDS encoding prenyltransferase — protein MNENPGILKMIRAPFLSSIIAPIIIGTLWSAGVKESFDVLNFIVVLLIGIGLHVATNVYNDIYDTLQGTDKVNVHRNESSGGSGVLLDNPELMGKMYFLARAGLFIALLGTIALTFLIKNDLLVLLWVLFLVSAFFSKYYTAPPFKLAYRGWGEVSVWLAFGPMAILIAAVSQNMAIQPHLLWLMPTTGLSTSSILLVGQMIDLDADREGGKHGVASRMGTRFTSMLYVLVQVALVLNILVLFAGYPGKTWPLLLALLPYILLFPKAAGIILKYHNDPNELKAGAKLTVLIHLVFSVLLIVGFGLYNFLN, from the coding sequence ATGAACGAGAATCCCGGTATTTTAAAAATGATTCGTGCGCCATTCCTGAGTAGTATTATTGCTCCCATTATAATCGGTACATTATGGAGTGCAGGCGTAAAAGAGAGTTTTGATGTGCTGAATTTTATTGTTGTGCTGCTTATTGGAATTGGCCTGCACGTTGCCACCAATGTGTATAACGATATTTACGATACGCTTCAGGGCACCGACAAAGTAAATGTACACCGCAACGAATCGAGTGGTGGCTCGGGCGTGTTGCTCGACAATCCGGAGCTGATGGGAAAAATGTACTTTTTGGCGCGTGCCGGTTTGTTTATTGCCCTGCTGGGAACGATCGCCCTTACTTTTCTGATAAAAAACGACTTACTTGTGCTGCTTTGGGTACTGTTTCTTGTGTCGGCATTTTTTAGCAAATATTATACGGCACCACCATTTAAACTGGCCTATCGGGGCTGGGGCGAGGTGTCGGTGTGGCTGGCCTTTGGCCCCATGGCTATTCTCATTGCCGCTGTCAGTCAGAATATGGCTATTCAACCACACTTGCTCTGGTTGATGCCAACAACCGGGCTCAGCACTTCGTCGATATTACTGGTGGGGCAAATGATCGACCTGGACGCCGACCGGGAAGGAGGAAAACACGGGGTTGCTTCACGCATGGGCACACGTTTTACCTCGATGTTGTATGTTTTAGTGCAGGTGGCTCTTGTGCTGAATATACTCGTGCTGTTTGCCGGGTATCCGGGTAAGACCTGGCCATTGCTGCTGGCGCTGCTTCCCTATATTTTGCTGTTTCCCAAAGCTGCAGGAATCATCTTGAAATACCACAATGATCCGAATGAGCTAAAAGCCGGTGCAAAATTAACGGTGCTTATCCACCTTGTTTTTTCGGTGTTGTTGATTGTTGGGTTTGGACTCTATAACTTTTTGAATTGA
- a CDS encoding DUF92 domain-containing protein: MPHWKWPEKSKKLRWKDQVLQKNKVKPGTTEDKIKALEAKEKEINTTTSLTPRKKAFIVRKLVHLITGLLILLLTYTIERNILLILIFAGSIISFVTFRFKSWRLIHQTDNKSLGTLFYPLGILLSFLLLADLPLYYFQTALMVLTVSDPLANLSGQINTRNILFRIGRDKKSLYGIIAYTLSNLAVAAVFLPPALLADAFFVVTLLLLAAYCEVISWRGSDNLSIPIGLALFFIFQHKQQPDFLFISVVLTVAGAGASMLYAWKLLTRYGSLAAGLLGFYLTVIAGWNWLLPVLFFFFSSVIFTKIDSSARRKKIPSSGRNVWQVVANILWALLSSVLFLVFKNELFIFFFIASVAAVTADTWASEVGPILNKRSFSVADWKMHIAGTTGGISFGGTAAALAGAFLVSAFSYYLFFDTWNWIRISILTLSAFLACFVDTFLGAFAEEKLHELSFFKKQKTTEVFTPNDVVNLGGSFTAWVFFLVLYLLVF, from the coding sequence ATGCCGCACTGGAAGTGGCCGGAAAAATCGAAGAAATTACGCTGGAAGGATCAAGTGCTGCAAAAGAATAAAGTAAAACCGGGTACAACAGAAGATAAAATAAAAGCATTGGAAGCCAAAGAAAAAGAAATCAATACCACCACCTCCCTGACGCCAAGGAAAAAAGCTTTCATAGTCAGAAAGCTGGTTCACCTGATCACCGGGCTGCTTATTTTGCTGCTTACCTACACCATTGAGCGCAATATTCTGTTAATCCTGATTTTTGCCGGTTCCATCATTTCGTTTGTTACCTTTCGTTTCAAAAGCTGGCGGCTTATTCATCAAACCGATAACAAGAGCCTCGGTACCCTGTTTTATCCGCTGGGAATACTTCTGTCGTTTCTGCTTCTGGCCGATTTGCCACTCTATTATTTTCAAACGGCATTGATGGTGTTAACTGTTTCCGATCCACTGGCTAACCTAAGCGGACAAATCAATACCAGGAATATCCTTTTCAGGATTGGCAGGGATAAAAAAAGCCTGTACGGGATAATAGCTTACACCTTGTCGAACCTGGCGGTAGCAGCTGTTTTTTTGCCTCCAGCGCTTTTAGCCGATGCCTTTTTTGTGGTGACGCTGCTGTTGCTTGCCGCTTATTGTGAAGTTATTTCATGGCGTGGTTCCGATAATTTGTCCATTCCCATCGGGCTTGCACTGTTCTTTATCTTTCAGCACAAGCAACAGCCCGATTTTCTTTTTATAAGTGTGGTGCTAACGGTAGCAGGTGCGGGTGCATCCATGCTCTATGCCTGGAAACTGCTCACTCGCTATGGAAGTCTGGCAGCTGGATTGCTCGGTTTTTATTTAACGGTTATAGCCGGGTGGAACTGGTTACTGCCGGTTTTATTTTTCTTTTTCAGTTCGGTGATCTTCACCAAAATTGATTCATCTGCACGAAGGAAAAAAATACCATCGTCAGGGCGAAATGTCTGGCAGGTAGTGGCCAATATTTTATGGGCGCTGCTAAGTTCGGTGTTGTTTCTCGTTTTCAAAAACGAGCTGTTTATTTTCTTTTTTATCGCCAGCGTGGCAGCGGTAACCGCCGATACCTGGGCCAGCGAGGTGGGCCCGATTTTAAACAAGCGGAGTTTTTCGGTGGCCGACTGGAAAATGCACATAGCCGGCACCACAGGCGGTATTTCTTTTGGCGGAACAGCAGCGGCACTGGCAGGAGCTTTCCTTGTTTCAGCGTTTTCGTATTATTTGTTTTTCGACACATGGAATTGGATCCGCATCTCAATACTCACCTTATCCGCATTCTTGGCCTGTTTTGTCGATACCTTTTTAGGCGCTTTTGCCGAAGAGAAATTACATGAGCTATCGTTTTTTAAAAAGCAGAAAACGACGGAAGTATTCACTCCAAACGATGTGGTAAACCTGGGCGGATCATTTACAGCATGGGTGTTTTTTCTTGTGTTGTATCTTCTGGTATTTTAG
- a CDS encoding tocopherol cyclase family protein, translated as MRTIKQIQALFHPERYHGWRRTQRYFEGWYYKVISADEQQAFAFIPGIAMDEQGKQHAFIQVLDGKAQTAEYFQFAAEAFSGASGSFSVEVDGNTFTGNSMQLALNDYSGTLQFKNTVPWPNKWYSPGIMGPYTFVPLMECYHGIVSMDHALEGMLNIGGKTIDFSGGRGYIEKDWGHSFPSAYFWMQSNHFAQPGISFKASVAKIPWLRSSFVGFIAGLYFNGRLFQFTTYNGTKLLRSFANQEQVELLMENKKYRLEVLAHRDHATELASPLAGIMDGRISESMTSKLEITLSDKKSGKVLFHDTGRNAALEVAGKIEEITLEGSSAAKE; from the coding sequence ATGCGCACGATCAAACAAATACAGGCTTTGTTTCACCCCGAACGTTACCACGGCTGGAGGCGTACCCAGCGGTATTTCGAGGGATGGTACTATAAAGTTATTTCGGCCGATGAGCAACAGGCATTTGCTTTTATCCCCGGTATTGCCATGGACGAGCAGGGCAAACAACATGCTTTTATACAGGTGCTCGACGGAAAGGCGCAAACAGCGGAATACTTTCAGTTCGCGGCCGAAGCTTTTTCTGGCGCATCCGGTTCTTTCTCTGTTGAAGTCGACGGGAATACATTTACGGGCAACAGCATGCAACTGGCACTCAACGATTATTCCGGAACACTACAGTTTAAAAATACGGTTCCCTGGCCCAACAAGTGGTATTCGCCGGGGATAATGGGGCCCTATACTTTTGTGCCCTTAATGGAGTGCTACCACGGTATTGTAAGTATGGATCATGCGCTGGAGGGAATGCTGAACATTGGTGGTAAAACGATCGATTTTAGTGGCGGACGCGGTTACATCGAAAAAGACTGGGGCCACTCCTTTCCATCGGCGTATTTCTGGATGCAGTCGAACCATTTTGCACAACCCGGAATTTCGTTTAAAGCATCGGTGGCAAAAATACCGTGGCTGCGGAGTTCTTTTGTGGGCTTTATTGCCGGACTTTATTTTAACGGCAGGCTGTTTCAATTTACCACCTACAACGGCACAAAACTGTTAAGATCCTTTGCCAACCAGGAGCAGGTAGAATTGCTGATGGAAAACAAAAAATACCGCCTCGAAGTGCTGGCACATCGCGATCATGCTACCGAGCTGGCCTCACCGCTTGCCGGTATTATGGATGGCCGTATCAGCGAAAGCATGACCTCAAAACTGGAAATTACACTGAGCGATAAAAAAAGCGGCAAAGTCCTCTTCCACGACACCGGCCGAAATGCCGCACTGGAAGTGGCCGGAAAAATCGAAGAAATTACGCTGGAAGGATCAAGTGCTGCAAAAGAATAA
- a CDS encoding CIA30 family protein translates to MLLLIVIAFLQMNTMVLYDFNKTATLDGWYRVNDDVMGGRSTCSFKINEEGNALFTGQISLENNGGFSSVHYRFSPLETTGYQFMMLRVKGDGKRYQVRIKNRAGDYYSYIAYFTTTGEWQDIRIPLKDMYPSFRGRTLDMPNFEGGKIEEFALLIGNKKEEAFSIEIDKIQFLEE, encoded by the coding sequence ATGTTACTTTTAATCGTAATAGCTTTTTTACAAATGAACACCATGGTATTGTACGATTTTAACAAGACCGCCACACTCGATGGTTGGTATAGAGTTAACGACGATGTAATGGGGGGCCGTTCTACCTGTTCGTTTAAAATTAACGAAGAAGGCAACGCCCTTTTTACGGGGCAGATTTCGCTGGAAAACAATGGTGGATTTTCATCGGTGCATTACCGTTTTTCTCCCCTGGAAACCACCGGTTATCAATTTATGATGCTGCGGGTAAAAGGTGATGGAAAACGTTACCAGGTGCGTATTAAAAACCGGGCGGGCGATTACTACTCATACATTGCCTACTTTACTACCACAGGAGAATGGCAGGATATCCGGATTCCCTTAAAAGACATGTATCCTTCGTTTCGTGGTCGCACCCTCGATATGCCCAACTTTGAGGGAGGAAAAATTGAAGAGTTTGCCCTGCTGATCGGCAATAAAAAGGAAGAAGCTTTTAGCATCGAGATCGACAAAATTCAGTTTTTGGAGGAATAA
- the tnpA gene encoding IS200/IS605 family transposase: protein MADTFSQIYIQVVFAVQSRKALIQPHWEEELNKYITGIVQNKGQKMLAINGSSNHIHFLIGMKPTCCLSDLVREIKKSSDAFIKEKQFSKFQFRWQQGFGAFSYGQSQLSDVIRYIENQKDHHRKKSFQEEYRAFLKAFDIEFKNEYLFEWLDD, encoded by the coding sequence ATGGCCGATACATTTTCTCAAATATATATTCAGGTGGTATTTGCAGTACAAAGCCGAAAAGCACTTATTCAGCCTCATTGGGAAGAAGAATTAAATAAATATATAACGGGAATTGTACAAAATAAAGGTCAAAAAATGTTAGCCATTAACGGTAGCTCCAATCATATTCATTTTTTAATCGGAATGAAACCCACCTGTTGCCTTTCAGACCTGGTTCGAGAGATAAAAAAGTCATCCGATGCTTTTATAAAAGAGAAACAATTTTCAAAATTTCAATTTCGCTGGCAACAAGGATTTGGAGCATTCTCGTACGGGCAATCTCAATTATCTGATGTAATACGATACATCGAAAACCAAAAAGATCACCATAGAAAGAAATCCTTTCAAGAAGAATATCGGGCGTTTTTGAAAGCCTTCGACATTGAATTTAAAAATGAATATTTATTTGAATGGCTCGATGATTGA
- a CDS encoding PQQ-binding-like beta-propeller repeat protein: MKNRLLLAVFTFILVSCSQQKSTNWPQYLGPDRNATISDEGILREWPETGPEKAWEFPLGPGFGGAAVYNNEVFVLDRIKGESDVLRCIDLETGTEKWNFTYEAAGELPYPGSRAVPVVDEDYVWSVGPHGHFHCIDKKTQQPVWSHNLLADYGGELDNWGFSASPIVTGDLVIVAPQGEKAGVVAYNKLSGDVVWESRRLTGYRFHVSPILGNYGGIEQVIMTSSCVKGDGFTTDEVVSFEVQTGKELWSYKGFDSFACIAPPVAIDDTHLLLTSCAYKDVYEPVTILLEVNKEDETFSFNELFRTEEAGCKMHPPVIVDKHIYLNNNRRVNEMVCLNWQGERCWPEKSTPGFEMGAIIMIDGMIINQNGKNGDLHLIEPSPEGYKEVGKASFFTMKGSQAWSPMAYSNGKLLARDNEKLVCLQLKES, translated from the coding sequence ATGAAGAATCGACTACTTCTAGCCGTATTTACATTTATTTTAGTTAGCTGTTCGCAGCAAAAAAGTACCAACTGGCCGCAATACCTTGGCCCCGACAGAAATGCCACCATCAGCGATGAAGGAATACTACGCGAGTGGCCAGAAACCGGTCCGGAAAAAGCATGGGAGTTCCCACTTGGTCCCGGTTTTGGTGGAGCAGCAGTATATAACAACGAGGTGTTTGTCCTCGATCGCATCAAAGGCGAAAGCGATGTGTTGCGCTGTATCGATCTGGAAACAGGAACCGAAAAGTGGAACTTCACCTACGAAGCTGCTGGCGAATTGCCTTACCCCGGATCGCGGGCAGTGCCGGTGGTCGATGAAGACTATGTGTGGAGCGTTGGTCCGCACGGGCACTTTCATTGTATCGACAAAAAAACACAACAACCCGTTTGGTCGCATAACCTGTTGGCCGATTATGGTGGCGAACTCGACAACTGGGGATTTTCAGCATCGCCAATTGTTACCGGCGATTTGGTAATTGTAGCTCCTCAAGGCGAAAAAGCCGGGGTGGTAGCCTACAATAAACTCAGTGGCGATGTGGTTTGGGAAAGCCGCCGATTAACAGGTTACCGTTTTCATGTGTCGCCAATTTTGGGCAACTATGGCGGTATTGAGCAGGTGATTATGACCAGCTCATGTGTTAAAGGCGACGGGTTTACCACCGATGAGGTAGTTTCTTTCGAAGTACAAACCGGTAAAGAACTGTGGAGCTACAAAGGCTTCGATTCTTTTGCATGTATTGCTCCGCCGGTAGCGATTGACGATACACACCTGCTGCTCACTTCCTGTGCTTACAAAGACGTGTACGAACCGGTTACCATTCTACTGGAAGTAAATAAAGAGGACGAAACATTCAGCTTTAACGAACTTTTCCGCACCGAAGAAGCCGGCTGTAAAATGCATCCTCCGGTGATAGTTGACAAGCATATATACCTCAATAACAACCGTCGTGTAAATGAAATGGTATGTTTAAACTGGCAGGGCGAACGCTGCTGGCCCGAAAAATCGACACCGGGTTTCGAGATGGGAGCCATCATCATGATCGATGGAATGATCATCAACCAAAACGGTAAAAACGGCGATCTGCATCTTATCGAACCCTCACCCGAAGGTTACAAAGAAGTAGGTAAAGCCTCGTTTTTCACCATGAAAGGTTCGCAAGCCTGGTCGCCAATGGCCTACTCCAACGGCAAACTATTGGCCCGCGACAATGAAAAGCTGGTTTGTCTGCAGCTGAAGGAAAGCTAG
- a CDS encoding alpha/beta hydrolase, with amino-acid sequence MLKRLIYFSLFALIAGCNNPGGELLFIEPEETDAFQFPYFLFIPKEVSTDEKAFVLIEPNNSGFADDDLQNHIEKAKRTATIDYYLGNYVARKLNCPLLVPVFPRSKTNWKIYTHALDRDVMLQEEQPLKRIDLQLIEMYKHAQNRLKDKGIPSHDQFLLSGFSASGTFANRFALLHPGRVRAVAAGGLNGLLMLPENSLNEEILNYPIGTNDMEAITGKAFQKETFIKTPQFYFMGQLDDNDAVPYDDAFSQTEREQIFKLLGEQMLPKRWNACSRMYQDAGVNADIRQYEGIGHKHPEEVKEDVVEFFEEVVLTTN; translated from the coding sequence ATGCTAAAACGGCTGATCTATTTTTCCCTGTTTGCCCTTATTGCCGGATGCAATAATCCCGGCGGAGAACTTCTTTTTATTGAACCTGAAGAAACAGATGCTTTTCAATTCCCCTATTTTCTGTTTATCCCAAAGGAGGTATCAACGGATGAAAAGGCCTTTGTGCTTATCGAACCCAATAATTCCGGGTTTGCCGACGATGATCTTCAAAATCATATTGAAAAGGCCAAACGAACAGCAACAATCGATTATTATTTGGGCAATTATGTAGCACGAAAGCTCAATTGTCCGCTTTTGGTTCCGGTGTTTCCCCGCTCGAAAACAAACTGGAAGATCTATACCCATGCGCTCGACCGAGATGTGATGCTGCAGGAGGAACAACCCTTAAAACGAATCGATCTGCAGCTTATCGAAATGTATAAACACGCACAAAATCGGTTGAAGGATAAAGGAATTCCATCGCACGACCAGTTTCTGCTAAGCGGATTTTCAGCCTCAGGAACGTTTGCCAACCGTTTTGCCTTGCTTCACCCCGGCCGTGTTCGGGCTGTGGCAGCCGGGGGACTCAATGGCTTGTTAATGCTTCCCGAAAATAGTTTGAACGAGGAAATACTAAACTATCCGATTGGTACCAACGATATGGAAGCGATTACCGGCAAAGCTTTTCAGAAAGAAACCTTTATAAAAACGCCACAATTTTATTTTATGGGACAGCTCGACGATAACGATGCCGTGCCCTACGACGATGCTTTTTCGCAAACGGAACGGGAACAGATCTTCAAATTGCTGGGCGAACAGATGCTTCCTAAACGATGGAACGCGTGTAGCCGGATGTATCAGGATGCAGGGGTAAATGCAGATATCCGGCAATACGAAGGCATTGGGCATAAGCACCCGGAGGAAGTAAAAGAGGATGTTGTGGAATTTTTTGAGGAGGTAGTGCTTACAACTAATTAG
- a CDS encoding acyltransferase family protein: MSSSSRLYYIDNLRIFLIGLVVLLHFNITYGAPGDWYYNESEAGMPEIIIQTMFNMTNQAFFMGMFFFISAYFTAASLKRKTTGKFIKDRLVRLGIPLVVFYFFLNPLTNFVHYYFIKHEAVTFVGFLTNPRAWGFGPMWFVETLLLFTVIYLVVFNREKTIKMSYPGTGKLVIGAIILGLSQYVIRMWLPVGWSMPFTNLQFPFFVQYIVLLVFGVIAYNNNWLEAISFKSAKRWFIFAQLMIWLVLPVVLYVGGKENGVEDFVGGGTWQSFAWAIWEQLVCVAMIIGLFGMAKKYFNRQGGLAKQLSASAYGVYIIHPPVIVAISALFIGWQDINQLLKFIVLAPVALVACFTLAWLIRQVPGVKKVV; the protein is encoded by the coding sequence ATGTCATCATCATCTCGCTTGTATTACATCGACAACCTCCGTATTTTTCTGATCGGTTTGGTTGTATTGCTGCATTTTAACATAACCTACGGAGCGCCGGGCGACTGGTATTACAACGAATCGGAAGCCGGTATGCCGGAAATTATTATTCAGACCATGTTTAACATGACCAACCAGGCCTTTTTTATGGGTATGTTCTTTTTTATTTCGGCGTATTTTACTGCCGCTTCGTTAAAGCGTAAAACAACGGGTAAGTTTATAAAAGACCGACTGGTTCGTTTGGGTATCCCTCTGGTAGTTTTTTATTTTTTCTTGAATCCGCTAACCAATTTTGTACACTATTATTTTATCAAACACGAAGCTGTAACTTTTGTCGGTTTCCTTACCAATCCGCGAGCCTGGGGTTTTGGCCCAATGTGGTTTGTGGAAACACTGTTACTATTTACCGTAATTTATTTGGTGGTTTTTAACCGCGAAAAAACAATTAAGATGAGCTATCCCGGAACCGGAAAGCTGGTAATCGGAGCAATTATTCTCGGATTAAGCCAGTATGTAATCCGAATGTGGTTACCGGTGGGATGGAGCATGCCTTTTACCAATTTGCAGTTCCCGTTTTTTGTACAATACATCGTACTGCTTGTTTTTGGTGTTATTGCCTACAACAACAACTGGCTCGAAGCCATTAGTTTTAAAAGTGCGAAACGCTGGTTTATTTTTGCGCAGCTAATGATCTGGCTGGTGTTGCCGGTAGTGTTGTATGTTGGCGGAAAAGAAAATGGAGTAGAAGATTTTGTAGGAGGCGGAACCTGGCAAAGTTTTGCCTGGGCCATTTGGGAGCAGTTGGTTTGTGTGGCCATGATCATCGGGCTGTTTGGAATGGCAAAAAAATATTTCAATCGACAAGGCGGTTTAGCAAAGCAGTTGTCCGCTAGCGCTTACGGTGTTTATATTATTCATCCACCTGTAATTGTGGCGATAAGCGCCCTGTTTATTGGTTGGCAGGATATTAACCAGCTACTGAAATTTATCGTGCTGGCACCTGTAGCTTTGGTGGCGTGTTTTACACTGGCATGGCTGATTCGACAGGTGCCGGGAGTGAAAAAAGTGGTGTAA